A window of Pedococcus aerophilus contains these coding sequences:
- a CDS encoding [protein-PII] uridylyltransferase — protein MTIEQTDLAARRLDLAGARGFDAPGAGQVRRDAIAALTREWLTTVWQQALDGRRAEGVALAAVGSLARGDAGPLSDVDLVLLHYGRSLSGEDLRGLADRIWYPVWDAGVRLDHSVRTVNQCRTVASGDLTAAVGLLDLQCVAGDAEVVTAARSTVSHDWRANARRRLPQLIDGLKARHARHGDLAQSLEADLKEAHGGLRDMTVLNALVAAWLTDRPHEAVDAAHRVLLDVRDAVHVVTGKGRDRLTREDHDAVAALLGHQDSDDMLTEVATAGRTIAYALDGTVRRAGQSQRARTLRVGPRRPQLNPLGFGMFEHDGEVVLGPRSTLSSDALLPLRAAVVAARNNLPIAPTTLANLAGQPPTLEEPWPEIARDLFADLLATGPGLIGVWEGLDQAGIIDRWLPEWAAVRSRPQRSAVHRHTVDRHLIETVVIAGGLVRGVSRADLLLLAALLHDIGKIPGAHDHSASGAPLARAIATRLGYPAADVDIVTTLVREHLTLIDLATRRDHQDPGTVTAARAAVGGSREVFDLLVALTEADASAAGPQAWTDWRATLLRQLAEAARTGWEEGTMPPPAESTAVAAADLESVAAGEPRVVVRPMGGSYRIDVFDRDRLGLFADTAGLLAAYGLVVRTAILRTVDGVAANEWHVESPSTEPPDEQRIVRGLERLAQGDRGPLGLLDRRRQFAARPSAEAGTGSPGQARALVVPHASEEATVIEVRAQDRPGLLHELGMGFAKAGLSVRSAHIATYAGQTLDTFYVTEFGGRLLPPAKVAQTVAMVIDICDGAAPGS, from the coding sequence ATGACGATCGAGCAGACCGACCTGGCGGCTCGCCGCCTGGACCTGGCCGGTGCCCGGGGCTTCGACGCCCCCGGTGCGGGGCAGGTGCGCCGCGACGCCATCGCCGCCCTGACCCGGGAGTGGCTGACGACCGTGTGGCAGCAGGCCCTCGACGGTCGCCGCGCCGAGGGGGTGGCGCTTGCCGCGGTGGGCAGCCTCGCCCGCGGTGACGCCGGCCCGCTCAGCGACGTCGACCTCGTGCTGCTGCACTACGGCCGTTCGCTGTCGGGGGAGGACCTGCGCGGCCTCGCCGACCGCATCTGGTACCCCGTCTGGGACGCCGGGGTGCGCCTCGACCACTCGGTCCGCACCGTCAACCAGTGCCGCACCGTCGCCTCCGGTGACCTGACCGCGGCGGTCGGGCTCCTGGACCTGCAGTGCGTGGCCGGTGACGCCGAGGTGGTCACCGCCGCCCGGTCCACGGTCTCCCACGACTGGCGGGCCAACGCCCGCCGTCGCCTCCCACAGCTCATCGACGGCCTCAAGGCCCGGCACGCCCGGCACGGCGACCTCGCCCAGAGCCTCGAGGCCGACCTCAAGGAGGCCCACGGCGGCCTGCGCGACATGACGGTCCTCAACGCCCTCGTGGCGGCCTGGCTCACCGACCGTCCCCATGAGGCCGTCGACGCCGCGCACCGGGTCCTGCTCGACGTGCGCGACGCCGTCCACGTGGTCACCGGCAAGGGCCGCGACCGCCTGACCCGCGAGGACCACGACGCCGTCGCGGCCCTGCTGGGTCACCAGGACTCCGACGACATGCTCACCGAGGTCGCGACCGCCGGCCGCACCATCGCCTACGCCCTCGACGGGACGGTACGGCGCGCCGGCCAGTCCCAGCGCGCCCGCACCTTGCGCGTCGGGCCCCGCCGCCCGCAGCTCAACCCGCTGGGCTTCGGCATGTTCGAGCACGACGGCGAGGTCGTCCTCGGCCCGCGCAGCACCCTGTCCTCCGACGCGCTGCTGCCGCTGCGTGCTGCCGTCGTCGCTGCCCGCAACAACCTGCCGATCGCCCCCACCACGCTGGCCAACCTCGCCGGGCAGCCGCCGACCCTCGAGGAGCCGTGGCCGGAGATCGCCCGCGACCTGTTCGCCGACCTCCTCGCCACCGGCCCCGGCCTCATCGGCGTCTGGGAGGGCCTGGACCAGGCCGGGATCATCGACCGCTGGCTGCCCGAGTGGGCCGCCGTGCGCTCGCGTCCGCAGCGCAGCGCCGTCCACCGCCACACCGTCGACCGCCACCTCATCGAGACGGTCGTCATCGCCGGGGGACTGGTGCGCGGGGTGAGCCGCGCCGACCTCCTGCTGCTCGCCGCCCTCCTGCACGACATCGGCAAGATCCCGGGGGCCCACGACCACTCGGCCAGCGGGGCACCGCTCGCCCGCGCCATCGCGACCCGCCTGGGCTACCCGGCCGCCGACGTCGACATCGTGACCACCCTGGTGCGCGAGCACCTCACCTTGATCGACCTCGCCACCCGGCGCGATCACCAGGACCCGGGGACCGTCACCGCGGCCCGCGCCGCCGTCGGTGGCTCGCGGGAGGTCTTCGACCTGCTCGTCGCCCTCACCGAGGCCGACGCCTCCGCCGCCGGGCCGCAGGCCTGGACCGACTGGCGCGCCACCCTCCTGCGCCAGCTCGCCGAAGCCGCCCGGACCGGGTGGGAGGAAGGAACCATGCCCCCACCTGCCGAGAGCACCGCCGTGGCCGCAGCGGACCTCGAGTCCGTCGCCGCGGGGGAGCCCCGCGTCGTCGTCCGCCCCATGGGCGGGTCCTACCGCATCGACGTCTTCGACCGGGACCGGCTGGGACTCTTCGCCGACACCGCAGGGCTGCTCGCTGCATACGGGCTCGTCGTCCGCACCGCGATCCTGCGCACGGTCGACGGCGTCGCCGCCAACGAGTGGCACGTCGAGAGCCCGAGCACCGAGCCGCCGGACGAGCAGCGCATCGTCCGGGGCCTCGAACGGCTCGCCCAGGGCGACCGCGGTCCGCTCGGGCTGCTCGACCGCCGCCGCCAGTTCGCGGCACGCCCTAGCGCCGAGGCCGGCACGGGCTCGCCCGGCCAGGCCCGGGCCCTGGTCGTCCCGCACGCGTCCGAGGAGGCGACCGTGATCGAGGTGCGCGCCCAGGACCGTCCGGGGCTGCTCCACGAGCTGGGTATGGGGTTCGCGAAGGCGGGCCTGTCCGTGCGGTCCGCGCACATCGCCACCTATGCCGGGCAGACGCTCGACACGTTCTACGTCACCGAGTTCGGCGGGCGGCTGCTGCCACCGGCCAAGGTGGCCCAGACCGTGGCGATGGTCATCGACATCTGCGACGGGGCGGCCCCGGGCTCATGA